One Gossypium hirsutum isolate 1008001.06 chromosome A11, Gossypium_hirsutum_v2.1, whole genome shotgun sequence genomic window carries:
- the LOC107895571 gene encoding bifunctional nuclease 2 isoform X1, with the protein MLGAQLYVRTIATVSISSDRYTAASPYPTASSSCLRSSSLCSHFTTKRRRPSPKPVVVSCHSAHGSFRPQSSNGDNRDHQFLEASLLVSGAETILHYRMWRHGFQQDVKGVFPMSRAKITSIGQAFLSRFPSPTIFLKIPCDGEFLLPIVVGEFSVEKLIAAFWGDNKGDTPDQFQLVNNVVEKLGYEVKMVRITERVVNTYFAKLYFSKPGENDVIIVDARPSDAINVANRCKAPIYVNKQIVLADAIRIGYGMGRVLDKKSTYDVSLDSAADGPDFLLEELDLVRNMDLAVKEERYTDAAKLREKLMKLRDYGQ; encoded by the exons ATGCTTGGTGCTCAGCTTTACGTCCGTACAATCGCCACTGTTTCGATTTCCTCCGACCGATACACTGCTGCTTCTCCTTATCCAACCGCTTCTTCCTCCTGCCTCCGCTCCTCCTCCTTGTGTTCGCATTTTACGACGAAACGCCGCCGTCCTTCTCCTAAACCCGTTGTTGTTTCTTGCCACTCCGCCCATGGTAGCTTCCGCCCCCAATCTAGTAATGGTGACAATCGAGATCACCAGTTTCTCGAAGCTTCTCTTCTCGTCTCAG GTGCAGAAACTATTTTACACTACCGGATGTGGAGGCATGGATTTCAACAGGACGTAAAAGGAGTGTTTCCCATGTCCAGAGCTAAAATTACTTCAATAGGACAGGCCTTTCTCAGTCGCTTTCCCAGTCCAACTATTTTTCTTAAGATTCCTTGTGATGGGGAGTTCTTGCTACCCATTGTTGtag GGGAATTCTCTGTGGAAAAACTCATAGCTGCCTTTTGGGGAGATAATAAAGGG gaTACCCCTGATCAGTTTCAGCTTGTTAATAATGTTGTGGAGAAGCTTGGATATGAA GTTAAAATGGTGAGAATTACAGAAAGAGTCGTCAATACTTACTTTGCGAAATTGTATTTTAGCAAG CCAGGGGAAAATGATGTCATAATTGTGGATGCACGACCCTCAGATGCCATAAATGTGGCTAACAGATGCAAG GCTCCAATATATGTGAACAAACAAATTGTCTTGGCAGATGCTATTAGAATTGGCTACGGGATGGGCCGAGTGCTTGACAAAAAGTCTACTTATGATGTATCTCTTGACAG TGCTGCAGATGGTCCTGATTTTCTATTAGAGGAGCTGGATCTGGTGAGGAATATGGATTTAGCTGTCAAAGAAGAAAGATACACTGATGcag CAAAGTTAAGAGAGAAATTAATGAAGCTACGCGATTATGGCCAGTAA
- the LOC107895571 gene encoding bifunctional nuclease 2 isoform X2 has product MLGAQLYVRTIATVSISSDRYTAASPYPTASSSCLRSSSLCSHFTTKRRRPSPKPVVVSCHSAHGSFRPQSSNGDNRDHQFLEASLLVSETILHYRMWRHGFQQDVKGVFPMSRAKITSIGQAFLSRFPSPTIFLKIPCDGEFLLPIVVGEFSVEKLIAAFWGDNKGDTPDQFQLVNNVVEKLGYEVKMVRITERVVNTYFAKLYFSKPGENDVIIVDARPSDAINVANRCKAPIYVNKQIVLADAIRIGYGMGRVLDKKSTYDVSLDSAADGPDFLLEELDLVRNMDLAVKEERYTDAAKLREKLMKLRDYGQ; this is encoded by the exons ATGCTTGGTGCTCAGCTTTACGTCCGTACAATCGCCACTGTTTCGATTTCCTCCGACCGATACACTGCTGCTTCTCCTTATCCAACCGCTTCTTCCTCCTGCCTCCGCTCCTCCTCCTTGTGTTCGCATTTTACGACGAAACGCCGCCGTCCTTCTCCTAAACCCGTTGTTGTTTCTTGCCACTCCGCCCATGGTAGCTTCCGCCCCCAATCTAGTAATGGTGACAATCGAGATCACCAGTTTCTCGAAGCTTCTCTTCTCGTCTCAG AAACTATTTTACACTACCGGATGTGGAGGCATGGATTTCAACAGGACGTAAAAGGAGTGTTTCCCATGTCCAGAGCTAAAATTACTTCAATAGGACAGGCCTTTCTCAGTCGCTTTCCCAGTCCAACTATTTTTCTTAAGATTCCTTGTGATGGGGAGTTCTTGCTACCCATTGTTGtag GGGAATTCTCTGTGGAAAAACTCATAGCTGCCTTTTGGGGAGATAATAAAGGG gaTACCCCTGATCAGTTTCAGCTTGTTAATAATGTTGTGGAGAAGCTTGGATATGAA GTTAAAATGGTGAGAATTACAGAAAGAGTCGTCAATACTTACTTTGCGAAATTGTATTTTAGCAAG CCAGGGGAAAATGATGTCATAATTGTGGATGCACGACCCTCAGATGCCATAAATGTGGCTAACAGATGCAAG GCTCCAATATATGTGAACAAACAAATTGTCTTGGCAGATGCTATTAGAATTGGCTACGGGATGGGCCGAGTGCTTGACAAAAAGTCTACTTATGATGTATCTCTTGACAG TGCTGCAGATGGTCCTGATTTTCTATTAGAGGAGCTGGATCTGGTGAGGAATATGGATTTAGCTGTCAAAGAAGAAAGATACACTGATGcag CAAAGTTAAGAGAGAAATTAATGAAGCTACGCGATTATGGCCAGTAA